The following proteins are encoded in a genomic region of Galbibacter sp. BG1:
- a CDS encoding DUF547 domain-containing protein, with product MKINKVVYLASIIFIAFSFTPTLAQKPDSSVWNALLQENVSEEGMVSYKSFNSEELDLYLKELKKYPPKDSWSKKEKLSYWINAYNAFTIKLILDNYPLKSIKDIKDPWDKQFIEIDRERFSLNHIEHEILRKMDEPRIHFAINCASISCPKLLNQAFIPSKLDEQLETVTREFINDTAKNELSHEKIEISALFKWFREDFEKKQTLIGFLNKYSKVTIDKNAEITYKPYNWNLNGK from the coding sequence ATGAAAATCAACAAAGTAGTATACTTAGCTTCAATAATTTTTATAGCTTTTAGCTTTACACCCACCCTAGCCCAGAAACCAGATTCGTCGGTTTGGAATGCACTTCTTCAGGAAAATGTTTCTGAAGAAGGGATGGTTTCCTATAAAAGTTTCAATAGTGAAGAATTGGATCTTTACCTTAAGGAGCTCAAAAAATATCCGCCCAAAGATTCTTGGAGCAAAAAAGAAAAATTATCATACTGGATCAATGCTTACAATGCTTTCACCATAAAATTGATATTGGATAATTATCCCCTAAAAAGTATAAAAGACATAAAAGATCCTTGGGACAAACAGTTTATTGAAATTGATAGAGAACGGTTTTCGCTGAACCATATCGAACACGAAATACTACGGAAGATGGATGAACCCCGCATTCACTTTGCCATTAATTGCGCGTCTATCTCCTGCCCTAAACTTCTCAATCAAGCTTTTATTCCGAGTAAGTTAGACGAACAGCTGGAAACGGTAACCCGGGAATTCATTAACGACACCGCTAAGAATGAGCTATCACATGAAAAAATTGAAATCTCTGCACTATTTAAATGGTTTCGGGAAGATTTTGAAAAAAAACAAACCCTTATAGGATTTTTAAACAAGTACAGCAAAGTAACTATCGATAAAAATGCTGAAATAACCTACAAACCCTATAATTGGAATTTGAATGGTAAATGA